Genomic segment of Rhodococcus sp. W8901:
CGATCTCCCAATCGACGAAGGTGTCGTACACGGCGACATGCACTGTTTCAGTCATGACAGGAGGCTGTCACTTTGACAGCATTCTGTCAATACCCACCGGGCCGCACTCAACCGGTCGCGGCGTACTCCCGCGCCGCGGCGCCGGTGATGTTGGTGAGCATGCCCTTGAAGATGATCCCGTGGAACGGCAGGATCGAGTACCAGTAGAGCCGTCCCGCAAGACCTTTCGGGAAGAAGATGGCGCGCTGCTCGAGCCGGGAGCGGTGCGGGCCGTCCGGGTGCACTCGCCATTCCAGCCAGGCACCGCCCGGCGTCCGCATCTCCGCGCGCAACCGCAGCAGCGAGCCGCGGTCGATCTGCTCGACGCGCCAGAAGTCCAGGGGGTCACCGGTGTTCAGGCGGCGGGCGTCGCGTCGCCCGCGGGTGAGCCCGACCCCGCCGACGAGCCGGTCCAGCCAGCCGCGGATCACCCACGCGAGCGGGAACGAGTACCAGCCGTTCTCGCCGCCGATGCTCTCGAGCACCCGCCACAACGTGTCTGCGTCCGCGTCGCAGCCGGCGCCGCGCTCGTCGGTGTACACCGCCTCCCCCGCCCAGTTCGGGTCGGACGGAAGCGGATCCGACGGCGCACCCACCGGCGACGCGCTGGCCCAGTTGGTCTCCACCTCGCCGCTCCGTATACGGCGCAGCGCCAGCCGGACGGCCTGCCGGTACGGCGTCAGCCCCTCCTTCGGCGGCGGGATCACGTCGTCGATGTCGCGGTTCGCGGCGACGGCGTCGTTGTGGAGCGACTCGATGAGCGCCCGCCCCAGCGAACTCGGGATGGGCGTCACCAGCCCGATCCACAGTCCCGCCAGCCGCGGGGTGAGCACCGGCAGCACCAGGACGCGGCGACGCCGCAGCCCCGCCACGTCGGCGTACACCTTCATCATGTCGCCGTACGTCAGGACGTCGGGGCCACCGATGTCGAAGGTGCGACTGCCCGGCAGCGGGGCCTCGGCCGCCGCCACCAGGTAGTAGAGGACGTCGCGCACCGCGATCGGCTGGATCCGGTTGTTCACCCACCGGGGCGTGGTCATCACCGGCAGCCGATTCGTCAGGTGCCGGATCATCTCGAACGATGCCGATCCGGACCCGATGACGACCCCGGCCTGCAGCACCATCGTCGGGATCCCGGAGTCCACGAGGATGCGGCCGACCTGCGCGCGCGAGCGCATGTGCGGCGAGAGTTCGGTGCCCTCGGGGTGCAGTCCCCCGAGGTAGACGATGCGGCGGACGCCGCTCGCCTTCGCCGCGGCCGCCAGGTTGGACGCCCCGATCCGTTCGGTCTCCACGAACTCCGTCGACGTCCCCATCGAGTGGACGAGGAAGTACACGACGTCCATGTCGGCGGTGGCCGCCGTCAGCGAGTCCGGATCGCCCAGATCGCCGCGGACGATCTCGACCTGCTTCGCCCACGGCACGTCCCGCAGTTTCTCCGGGGACCGCACCAGCACCCGCACGTCGTACCCGGCCGCGAGCAGGCGCGGGGCGAGACGGCCACCGATGTACCCGGTGGCCCCGGTGACCAGCACCCGTGGTCGCTGCACCGTTCCACGATAACCTCGATGTTCATGAGCGCGCTCGACGAACCGGTCCTCCTCGACACCGACGGGGTGTACGGCTACCTGCACCGCCCCGCAGGCGACGCGGTCGGCAAGCTGGTCCTCGCCCACGGTGCCGGCGGCGACTGCGAGGCAAAACTGTTGCAGGCCATGGCGGCCGGATTCGCGGAGCGCGGCCTGCTGGTGCTGCGGTACAACCTCCCGTTCCGGCAGCGGCAGCCGTCGGGCCCGCCCAACCGGGCGCGCGCGGCCGCCGACCGCGACGGCATCGTCGCGGCCGCCGACGCGATCCGCGCACTCGCCGACGGCCCGATGATCCTGGCCGGACACTCGTACGGCGGCCGCCAGTCCACGATGCTGGCCGCGGAACGCCCCGAGGTCGCGGACGGGCTTGTGCTGCTGTCGTATCCGCTGCACTCACCGGGCAAACCGGAGAAGCAGCGCACCGAACACCTGCCGCAACTGCGCACGCCGTCGCTGTTCGTGCACGGCGACCGGGACCCGTTCGGCACCCCCGACGAGGTGCGCGCCGCCCTGGAACTGATCCCCGCCGAGCACCCCCTGCTGTTGATCGAGGGCGGCCGGCACGGGCTCGACCCCGACCGCGCCGACGTGGTGGCACGGACCGTCACCGCCGCCACCGAACTGTTCGCGCTGCCCGCCGTGCGCTGACGCCGGAGCCGTTGTCCCACATCGTCTATCGGTACCCGATCCCCGACGAGCGGGAGGTCAGGGCATCAGCGCCGAGCTGCCCGCACTGACGTCGAGCGACGTGCCGGTGACGTACCGCGCCTGTTCCGAGACCAGGTACAGCACCGCGTGCGCGATGTCCTCCGGCGCCACCCACGGCACGCGCATCGGGGTGATACCGGCGTACCGGGACTCGACGGTCTCCCGCGTCGGATTCTCGACATCCGGGGCGAACAGCCCGTAGAAGGCCTCGTTGTGAACCATCGGGGTGTCGACCGAGCCCGGACAGACGGCGTTGACGGTGATCCCGTATCGGGCGAGTTCGAGCGCGAGCGTCTTCACGAGGCCGATCACGCCCCACTTCGCGGACACGTAGTGGGCGAGGTTCGGGATGCCGGCGCGCCCGCCCATCGACGACGTCGCGACGATGCGTCCGTAACCCCGTTCGATCATGTGCGGGGCCACCGCACGCAGCGTCTTGAACACGCCGGTGAGGTTGGTGTCGACGACGGCGTCCCACATGTCGTCCGTCAGGTCCCACGTCTTCGCGAACGCGCACACACCGGCGTTCGCGACGCAGATGTCGATCTTGCCGAACTCCGCGATCGCGGTCGCGACGGCCGCGTCCACCGCCGCGCGCTCGCGCACGTCCACGACTGCGGTTCGGCAGCGCACGCCGTGCTGCTCCACCAGCCGCCGCGTCTCGTCGAGGTCCGCGACGGCGGCCAGCGGGTACGGCACCGTCGCGACGTCGGCGCAGATGTCGATGCCGAAAACGTCCGCGCCCTCCGCGGCGAGCGCGAGAGCGTGCGCGCGGCCCTGGCCCCGCGCGGCGCCGGTCACGAATGCGGTCCGCCCTTCGAGTTGCCCCATATCTCCTCCAAGTCTCTACTGCCCCAGATCATTACCGATAGGACGCCCGTCCGGTCCAGAGTCTCTTCCACGGAGCGGGCAACGGGCCCTTTCCAGAGCGGGAACCGCGCCGTCCGCAAAGCACTGCCGCGACGTGACCGCGCTGGGTAGTCTGAAAAGCGACCAACTACCGGGAGGTCGAGGAATGCTCTACAGCGATATTCCGAGTCATGCCGAGGTTCGCCGGCTCGCCGGGGTGGAGGGCCACACCTGCATCTCGATCTA
This window contains:
- a CDS encoding SDR family oxidoreductase, whose protein sequence is MQRPRVLVTGATGYIGGRLAPRLLAAGYDVRVLVRSPEKLRDVPWAKQVEIVRGDLGDPDSLTAATADMDVVYFLVHSMGTSTEFVETERIGASNLAAAAKASGVRRIVYLGGLHPEGTELSPHMRSRAQVGRILVDSGIPTMVLQAGVVIGSGSASFEMIRHLTNRLPVMTTPRWVNNRIQPIAVRDVLYYLVAAAEAPLPGSRTFDIGGPDVLTYGDMMKVYADVAGLRRRRVLVLPVLTPRLAGLWIGLVTPIPSSLGRALIESLHNDAVAANRDIDDVIPPPKEGLTPYRQAVRLALRRIRSGEVETNWASASPVGAPSDPLPSDPNWAGEAVYTDERGAGCDADADTLWRVLESIGGENGWYSFPLAWVIRGWLDRLVGGVGLTRGRRDARRLNTGDPLDFWRVEQIDRGSLLRLRAEMRTPGGAWLEWRVHPDGPHRSRLEQRAIFFPKGLAGRLYWYSILPFHGIIFKGMLTNITGAAAREYAATG
- a CDS encoding alpha/beta hydrolase family protein gives rise to the protein MSALDEPVLLDTDGVYGYLHRPAGDAVGKLVLAHGAGGDCEAKLLQAMAAGFAERGLLVLRYNLPFRQRQPSGPPNRARAAADRDGIVAAADAIRALADGPMILAGHSYGGRQSTMLAAERPEVADGLVLLSYPLHSPGKPEKQRTEHLPQLRTPSLFVHGDRDPFGTPDEVRAALELIPAEHPLLLIEGGRHGLDPDRADVVARTVTAATELFALPAVR
- a CDS encoding mycofactocin-coupled SDR family oxidoreductase; protein product: MGQLEGRTAFVTGAARGQGRAHALALAAEGADVFGIDICADVATVPYPLAAVADLDETRRLVEQHGVRCRTAVVDVRERAAVDAAVATAIAEFGKIDICVANAGVCAFAKTWDLTDDMWDAVVDTNLTGVFKTLRAVAPHMIERGYGRIVATSSMGGRAGIPNLAHYVSAKWGVIGLVKTLALELARYGITVNAVCPGSVDTPMVHNEAFYGLFAPDVENPTRETVESRYAGITPMRVPWVAPEDIAHAVLYLVSEQARYVTGTSLDVSAGSSALMP